In Acidimicrobiia bacterium, the DNA window TCGCCGGCAGCGAACTATTCCTGGACGAGCTCGATGAGCGTGCCGAACGCGGTCTTCGGGTGCACGAACGCGACCGTCGTGCCGCGGCTGCCCGGGCGCGGCGCGTCGTCGATCACGCGGTGACCTTCGCGCTTCACGGCGGCGAGCGCGGCCGCGCAGTCGGCGACGCGGTAGCCGATGTGGTGCAGCCCTTCGCCCTTCGCGTCCAGATACTTCGCGACCGTCGAGTCGTCGCGCG includes these proteins:
- the mce gene encoding methylmalonyl-CoA epimerase is translated as MTTTLFTEIDHVAIAVRDLEAAIAYYHDTFGCEVEHREIVENDGVEEALLKVADSYIQLLTPSRDDSTVAKYLDAKGEGLHHIGYRVADCAAALAAVKREGHRVIDDAPRPGSRGTTVAFVHPKTAFGTLIELVQE